One genomic window of Actinoplanes lobatus includes the following:
- a CDS encoding beta-1,3-glucanase family protein, translating to MRRKRSLVLAATATVAALTTAWIALPASAAAPTATLRTVSDWGSGWQDEVTVANTGVSAMTSWKVEFDLPAGSSVGSFWETDMTASGTHRTFTNRSWNGSVPVGASVTFGFVGAGPQPVNCKLNGVPCNGVATTPTTTVPTATVPTATPTTAPTTVAPTTTAPTTAAPTTVPPASDLLPLTVTNRTGRNQDVYLYVLGVNLNTGKLGYVNASGAFTPWTGGGAVPVPAPDVAIAGPANGAATTVRVPKNLSGRIYFSLGRKLDFRLTTDGLVQPAPWAGGDPNRDTLFDWSEFTLDGSGLFLNSSQVDMFAIPHIVTVTGGGGVTSRTGELAGGGRQKVIDAVRANADFAKSVVTAADGTVLRVLAPGKAADAGLMSASYLDSYITTAWNAYTSKTLTVVPFTDRPDVRYSGRTSGNVLNFTDASGRTVASFTKPSTANVWGCDGALAAPNDQVVGPIARTLCAALWRTTLGRIDTQPGGTAADFYTGGPANPYAKSIHTNMVDGKAYAFAFDDVLNQESLVHDGDPRAAGITLTPF from the coding sequence ATGCGCCGTAAACGGAGTCTTGTCCTCGCCGCGACCGCGACCGTCGCGGCCCTCACCACCGCCTGGATAGCCCTGCCGGCCTCGGCCGCCGCGCCCACCGCCACCCTGCGCACCGTCTCCGACTGGGGCAGCGGATGGCAGGACGAGGTGACCGTCGCCAACACCGGGGTGTCCGCCATGACGTCCTGGAAGGTGGAGTTCGACCTTCCGGCGGGAAGTTCGGTCGGCAGCTTCTGGGAGACGGACATGACCGCCTCCGGAACACACCGGACGTTCACCAACCGGTCCTGGAACGGGTCGGTCCCGGTCGGCGCGAGCGTGACGTTCGGCTTCGTCGGAGCCGGGCCGCAGCCGGTGAACTGCAAGCTGAACGGTGTCCCGTGCAACGGAGTGGCGACCACTCCCACGACCACCGTGCCGACGGCGACCGTTCCCACCGCGACGCCCACGACGGCCCCCACCACCGTCGCGCCGACGACCACCGCACCGACGACGGCGGCGCCCACCACGGTTCCGCCGGCGAGCGATCTGCTTCCGCTCACCGTCACCAACCGGACCGGCCGTAACCAGGACGTCTATCTGTACGTCCTGGGCGTCAACCTGAACACCGGCAAGCTCGGGTACGTCAACGCGTCGGGCGCCTTCACCCCGTGGACCGGCGGCGGGGCCGTCCCGGTCCCGGCGCCGGACGTCGCCATCGCCGGCCCGGCGAACGGCGCCGCCACCACGGTGCGGGTCCCGAAGAACCTCTCCGGCCGGATCTACTTCTCGCTGGGCCGCAAGCTCGACTTCCGGCTCACCACCGACGGCCTGGTCCAGCCGGCCCCGTGGGCGGGCGGCGACCCCAACCGCGACACCCTCTTCGACTGGAGCGAGTTCACCCTCGACGGCTCCGGCCTGTTTCTGAACAGCTCGCAGGTGGACATGTTCGCGATCCCGCACATCGTCACGGTCACCGGCGGCGGCGGTGTCACGAGCCGGACCGGTGAGCTGGCCGGCGGCGGCCGGCAGAAGGTGATCGACGCGGTCCGGGCGAACGCCGACTTCGCCAAGAGCGTGGTGACCGCCGCGGACGGCACCGTGCTGCGGGTGCTGGCCCCCGGCAAGGCCGCCGACGCCGGGCTGATGAGCGCGTCCTACCTGGACTCCTACATCACCACCGCGTGGAACGCGTACACGTCGAAGACCCTGACCGTGGTGCCGTTCACCGACCGGCCGGACGTGCGGTACTCGGGCCGCACCAGCGGGAACGTCCTGAACTTCACCGACGCTTCCGGGCGTACCGTGGCGTCCTTCACCAAGCCCTCCACGGCGAACGTCTGGGGTTGCGACGGCGCCCTGGCCGCGCCGAACGACCAGGTGGTCGGCCCGATCGCGCGAACCCTCTGCGCCGCGCTGTGGCGGACCACGCTGGGCCGGATCGACACCCAGCCGGGCGGTACGGCGGCAGACTTCTACACCGGCGGGCCGGCCAACCCGTACGCGAAGTCGATCCACACCAACATGGTCGACGGCAAGGCGTACGCGTTCGCCTTCGACGACGTGCTCAACCAGGAGTCGCTGGTGCACGACGGTGACCCGCGGGCGGCCGGGATCACCCTGACCCCGTTCTGA
- the arfA gene encoding arabinosylfuranosidase ArfA, with protein MLRARVALNPGAVVAPVSRRTFGSFVEHMGRCVYTGIYEPGHPLADEDGFRTDVLALARELGVTMVRYPGGNFVSGYRWEDGVGPVGKRPRRRDLAWRSIETNEVGIDEFARWAEKADVEIMYAVNLGTRGVQEALDVHEYLNHPEGTALSEQRRANGAEKPYGVKIWCLGNELDGPWQTGHKTPEEYGLLAAATARALRSAEPDLELVACGSSSSSMPTFGTWESTVLEHAYDLVDYVSCHAYYEEHDGDLGSFLASAVDMDYFVNSIVATADAVGARLKSKKKINLSFDEWNVWYLSRFQSAPLPEEWKVAPPVIEDRYNVADAVVVGNLLISLLRHSDRVTAACQAQLVNVIAPIMTEPGGPAWRQTIFHPFAKTAALAKGEVLRLHIDAPTYETARYGVAPVVDAVATHDPATGDVTVFAVNRDVTNPVEFIVDLSAFGDLAVAEAWTLTDEEDLYASNTRENPDRVTLRPTAEVPTGAVSVEGGAVTLTLPRVSWSAIRFARTV; from the coding sequence TCTACGAGCCGGGCCACCCGCTCGCCGACGAGGACGGCTTCCGTACCGATGTGCTGGCTCTCGCCCGTGAGCTCGGCGTCACCATGGTCCGGTACCCGGGTGGCAACTTCGTCTCCGGTTACCGCTGGGAGGACGGCGTCGGACCGGTCGGGAAACGGCCCCGTCGGCGTGACCTGGCCTGGCGCAGCATCGAGACCAACGAGGTCGGCATCGACGAGTTCGCCAGGTGGGCGGAGAAGGCCGACGTCGAGATCATGTACGCGGTCAACCTCGGCACCCGTGGCGTGCAGGAGGCGCTCGACGTGCACGAGTACCTCAACCACCCGGAGGGCACCGCGCTCTCCGAGCAGCGGCGGGCCAACGGCGCCGAGAAGCCGTACGGCGTCAAGATCTGGTGCCTCGGCAACGAGCTGGACGGTCCGTGGCAGACCGGGCACAAGACCCCCGAGGAGTACGGCCTGCTCGCGGCCGCCACGGCACGGGCGCTGCGGTCCGCCGAGCCGGATCTCGAACTGGTCGCCTGCGGCAGCTCCAGCTCGTCGATGCCGACCTTCGGGACCTGGGAGTCGACGGTTCTGGAGCACGCGTACGACCTGGTCGACTACGTGTCCTGCCACGCGTACTACGAGGAGCACGACGGCGACCTGGGCTCGTTCCTGGCCAGCGCGGTCGACATGGACTACTTCGTGAACAGCATCGTGGCCACCGCGGACGCGGTCGGTGCCCGGCTGAAGAGCAAGAAGAAGATCAACCTCTCGTTCGACGAGTGGAACGTCTGGTACCTCTCCCGGTTCCAGAGCGCCCCGCTGCCGGAGGAGTGGAAGGTCGCCCCGCCGGTGATCGAGGACCGGTACAACGTGGCCGACGCCGTGGTGGTCGGCAACCTGCTGATCTCGCTGCTCCGGCACAGCGACCGGGTGACCGCGGCCTGCCAGGCGCAGCTGGTCAACGTGATCGCCCCGATCATGACCGAGCCCGGTGGCCCGGCCTGGCGGCAGACCATCTTCCACCCGTTCGCCAAGACCGCGGCCCTGGCCAAGGGCGAGGTGCTGCGCCTGCACATCGACGCCCCGACCTACGAGACCGCCAGGTACGGCGTGGCCCCGGTCGTCGACGCGGTCGCCACGCACGACCCGGCCACCGGCGACGTGACGGTCTTCGCGGTGAACCGGGACGTGACGAACCCGGTCGAGTTCATCGTGGACCTGAGCGCGTTCGGCGACCTGGCCGTGGCCGAGGCGTGGACCCTGACCGACGAGGAGGACCTCTACGCGAGCAACACCAGGGAGAACCCGGACCGGGTCACCCTGCGCCCGACCGCCGAGGTGCCCACCGGGGCCGTGTCCGTCGAGGGCGGCGCCGTCACCCTGACCCTGCCCCGCGTCTCCTGGAGCGCGATCCGCTTCGCCCGTACCGTCTGA